GTGCTGCTGATGAAGAAGCTGGGGAAATACCAGTAGCATTTGTTATCAAGAAAACAGGAAGCTTGCTATCTAGAAATGAAGTTTGTACATATGTTGCAAACGCGGTTAGTTCTCAACCTTAATTAGAGATTCTAAGCTAGCTTCCACAGTCTTGTAAACGCGGTTAACAAGTATGTTGAAGACCCTAAACGCGGTTAACATGTTAATTTTGTTTGTTGAATTGCAGGTAGCTCCACACAAGAAAGTGAGAAAGGTGGTGTTTGTGACCTCCATACCTAAGTCAGTAGCAGGGAAGGTGCTGAGGAGGCAATTAAGAAACTTACTACCTTCAAAGCTTTAGCATTTTTGTAAACTAGATTTGAACAAAGTAGGTTGTGATTCTTGTTTGAGGGCGCTTGGTTTGCATAGCAGTGATATGAGTTTGGAATCAGGAATGAAACCATGCTGGTATGGAGTTGATTCCTAATACAAGGTGTTTGGTTATACTCCTATCCGCCAATTCTTTTCTATTATTTGATACCTAAAGGTTTAGTATGAGTCATACCTACCTCTTGGGTTTTTGAACCCATACCTTGTAGGTTTGAGGTATGTGTTTAGAAAATTAAACTCATACCTCGTACCAAAAATTTGTGAACCAAACACCTCCTTATCATGATCATGGGCATCGCTTGAGCCAATAACTATTTATAATCTAGAAAGTATCAATAACTCTTACCAACAAGTCAACAACACCTGAATGAAGCAAAGTTGCAAtaatatttatcaaaaagtcttGTATGCacaagttgtacaataaatttattgtacaccaacataacttttacccagtttttaataacttttacccaattttctctaacttttatactattaaaaaataagttgatagataatcatttaaaagggctaaatgataaattttatacattattagtgattttgaagaaatacttttaattaaaatgaaaaattttattagtaaaaaatagataacttttacgtaTATAGGGGTAACTTTTATGCATTTtacgttaactttaacttcggtgtacaatatttatcgtacacccattgtaaataagaatttgtgaatatTTATTAGGAGACATTAAAACTTAAACTTATCCTTATTTTGTAAACATTTATCTCACACAAAATTTCAAGATTTTGTCAATCCTAAACAAAGAACATGCAGGTTTTGATCAATCTATTGATCATAAACTACAATGAGGCAAGGAAGGGCTAAAATGGGTTGAAATGACTCCAGAGTTAAGCAACTCAAGCAAAGGTATGAATTTCACACACCTTGGCACCTTATATTGTCCTAAAGATGCCCCTCTTGAAATTGCAAAATCTCTCATCTTGTCAAAGGTCCCCTTCTTCACCACTCGAATCTCGAGCGGGCCAATGGCTGGATTATGAACTCGGTAATAACGGTACACGTAACTCATGGAGTCCTCTATGGTCAAGCAACATTTCTCCATGACGCCGTCCAACCCTAATTTATTTGTCGCGTCACTGGTAGTAGTAGATAGCTCACAATAGATGACATAGTGACCTGGAATCGTCTTGACATCGGCATAGCTAGTGTAGTCCACCACTCTTATTGTGCCAAAGTTTTGTAGCACATCATACACTTTCTCCATTGTATTTTGCAACTCGGACTCAGTTGTCTTTTCAGCATGTACGCTAAGTAGCACATTGTTTCTCCTCACGAACTTGAATTGTGGGGTCGAGTTGTAGAATCCTGTTGGGCTAAGAACATCCTCAACTCGTAAccttgaaaataaaatatatttgttAAATTGCATGTCCAAATTAAATTAGGAGAATGTAAAAACTAATTTCATCTTGAGCAGCTAGGCATACTGATCCAGTCCAAAAAAAAGGGTTTTGGGCAGATTTGTAGGCTAAAATTTTCAAGCCCGACTCGATTAAAAAACTTTGACGGGTTTTGAGCAACTGCAAAATTAGAACTTTTGTTATAAATTTGACCAGAAAGCCCCACTATTTGACCAAAATTAGAACTGAAACATGCCCAAAGTTTGACCAGGCCCGACAAAATGGCATAATTTATTGGTCGTAGTCTGGCCCGAACCCAGTCCAACCCGCATTTTAATCAGGTCTAATTTTAGCAAAGGAAGTATATACGTAACTAATAAAGTAACACGTTACACGTACCTATACAAACCATCGTAGGTTGTAACCACGAGCTCGTACTCGTGTCCAACCTTGACATCTGCCAAGTCAACGAGCTGATCGGACGACTGCTCACGGTCCGACGACGAGGTGTTGAGGGGGAGGAACTCAAAATAGGCCATATTTGGAATCAAGGTGTAAGAGACCTCATAAGGGTCACACAAAGGGTTCAAATTGATACCAAATGCACCTTCTGAACAAGTGTACTTAAGACTCACAATAGGTACACCACCACTATAAAAGTTCAAAATAGGTATATATTGGGCCATAGAACCTGTAATAATAATATCCAAGTACTTAATATTAGGCCAAATCTTTTTCAAAATCCCCTCCCAATTCTCTCCTTTGCATGCATTGTAAACCAACTTAGCCAACTCGGGTTCGGGCTGTTTCACGACGTGCTCGGCCATATGAGCACGTAGGGCCATGTCCGAGATCTTCGAACTCAACGTACCGGAGGACATATCGTCACAGAGCTCAGAGTAGTGGTCGCGGAGGAAGTGGATGACCACGACTAAAGTAGAAGCAAAGTGTGAGTCAACACGAACGACCTCGTGGCGTTGGTAGAATCCACATAAGAGCTGtgtataaatagattggaagtTGTCTAGGCAAAGTATGGCTTCCTTAGggctagggatggcaatggatcGGATTCGGGTCGGATGTAGTAAACTCCAAATCCGatccatttaaaattcggactctaaaattgcatccatatccatatccatttaaaattcggactccaaaattgcatccatatccatatccatttaaaattcggactccaaaattgcatccatatccatatccatatccatatccatatccaaatccatttaaaattcggactccaaaattgcatccatataATATCCAAATTCGaatccatatccaaatccaaatccGAATAATGCGTTAACTTTACTTACATAGAACTTGtatttcttaattttaaaataaattagaaatcatatttctcatttaccaaaatctaatgagtttctaataaattaataaatacaaATGTATGcgctttaattaaatatattagattaaattgggAACTTCCTTTAAAAAACAGTTATGTACGAAAAATAATACACTTTGAAATAATTTTGAGTCGGATTTGGATTCGGATTCGGACTCGGGTCGGAGTCGGGCCGGAGTCTCTGCAGACTCCATATCCGATCCATATCCATTCGGATTCGGATGTTTTTAATCGGATTCGGATTCGGACTTTTTTTTCTCGGATTCGGATCGGGTTTTTTCCTTCGAATCGGGTCGGACTCGGTTCGGATTCGGATGTGATTGCCATCCCTACTTAGGGCCTGTAAAGTTGTTGTAAGGGTCACAAGGTGTGTTTCCaagatcataaagacttttgtTGTAACTAGTTAAACATCCTACTGCCATAAGTCCCCCTTGTGTCTTGGTTTCATCTCTTATAAATAAGAAACTCAATACCTTTCCACTCTCCATGCCTGGAAAACATCTGCATAGACACAAAATGAAAGCGTATTAACATGAAATATTGTATTAATATATCAAGATTGGCGTTTGTTATACTTCATATGTTCTTTAATGCATGTTCTATGCACATTTCGTTCTCATGCAATTTGTtaagaacttattttttctaatttgTTCTAATCTGGTATGATTTAGAATGATCTGTATTGATTTGGACATGTCTTTTCTGATTTGGACTAATTGAAACAGATCTGAACTAATCTCATATGAGCTTACATTTTCTGTTATGGACCTTTGGACATATGTgatatgaaaatatttgttatATGACGTATCTAATCTGATGTGATCAGGTCATAATTGATTTGACTGTCTGATCTAGACTATACTATTTTAATTTAGATTAGATAGTATATGTGATGTATGATTGGGACAAATCAACTCTTGACAAACTGGTCCATACTGGTCTAATATGATATGAACTGATGATATGATTTGGACTAGTCAATTCTAATATAAACTACACTGTAATCTTATATGGACTGGTATGATCTAGATTAGTCTATTATAGATCTGGACATGTATGATCTAGATTAGTCAAATGATATATGGACATATATGTTCTTCTTTTAGGTTGGATACAAGGAAATACATGAAAGCTCTTCATTTGAACAAATCCTCCCTAATTTCATAGACTTAAAAACTTGTTCAACCAAATCCCCCTTAGACTAGTTAATGCAAATATGAAATTGTCTTATCATTTCAGCACCTTATCACTTTCAGGTactaccttatcagtttcagttATCTTACCAGTTTCAGTTTCTACTCATCTTGAGCTAGTACGTGTTACCAAACAGAGTCTTACTCTTTCCGTACAAAAAAACATATTAGAGGTCATAAATTCGAAAATCTCACTGGCTGAGAAGAGGCAGGAGAACTTTGTATTGTTGGTGTCTCCTTGGTATTTCCTGATCAGTTGCTGGTATTAGATTTGGCTCTCCTCCTGAAGTTCCTGAGCTACAAAAAGGGTATGTTGCAACATTGCGTTGCAGGTCAAGGGGCGTATTTTGtgattataaaaataaattaaaataaattaaaataaaataagataggAAAAATCAATTCTAATAATCCAATATTTGGGCCATTTACTTTTAATAATCTAACTTAtcgattattatctaataattcaACCTTAATATTTTATTCGCTTTTATTGCATCCAAATGACCTGTTATTACTGGCTAACAAGGTCACACCCTTTCACCttgattaaaaaaagaaaaaaaatattgagcCCCTTTAATTTCATGCCTAAATTCAACAATTAAAAGAAAaacttaaaaaaagaaaaaaaaaattaaagaattttttttaaaaaataatggaCTAATAGCAGCGTGCCACGTGGATATGATATGTTGTACCTGATATTTTACTTGATGGGTGCAATACAAGAGGATGGGTATAAAGGTTAGATTATTAGATAACAatagaaaggttggattattaaaaaaatatcgttCAAAAATTGGATTAATAGAATGAATTTTTCCTATAAGAAATAGATGAATTGAAGTGGAAGAAAGAAGATGAAAAATGAGAATTAATTACCTACTAAATAGTTGAGTAAAAGGGCGAGCACATAAAATAGGAGAGAAATCACCATTAGCAATTCGTTGAATATCTGACTTCAACTCTTCATACATGACTACCGGCACCTTAGACTTGAACTTCTCTCTATCGACGCACCCCTTTGGTAAACCATATCGTTTTAGGTACTCCACCTCTGCGTTTTGACTTAAGATCTCGGCCAAAACTTGGCATTGCACTTCGTCACATCTACTCGTAACATCCTCAATAAACTTCAAAGCATTATTACTATCACCATTTTCTTGATGAATGCCCATATTCTCAAGTACTTGTtttaaatgattgaaattttagtttttgaaATAACACAAGTTGCTAAGGGTGTCTTTTATAGCATTAATTTAGTTGTTCTTTATTGTTGTTAATTGGAATATTTTGCAGGCTTGTTTTGGATATTCTTTGTCATGCTTTTCATCCACGTTTTTTATActccataaaaaaaattagataaGTGGAAGGAAATAAAAAGAGTAGAATATTAGTTACagttgtaaaaaaaaaagtgttgcGTTTATTCTGAAACGGCCGAACAAGAAAATGAAAGTGCAAGTTAGCTCTTATCAAGATTGGGAAAGTGAGAAGGATTTATTAATCGTTGTTCAACGGTGCCATACCCACCCAAAAACAGGAAATGAAATAAAACCGAAAGAAGTAAGGAGAGTACTTAAATAAACGGTGAAAGTGTTGCTATATATACTTTCATCATTTGTATaaatattgttattgttatataAATACGGTCAATATTGCATTAAAACTTGTTATACccacgcaaaaaaaaaatcaaatgaaaTAGAAAGAGTAAGGCGAATACTTAACTGAATAGGTGAAAGTACATGTTGCCATATATACTGTCAACGTttgtatactccctccgtcccggaatactcgactcggtttgaccggcacagagtttaagggacttgaatttacttatttaatttaatatgtagtagttgatagtggggtattattttaatgtagttagtgggaaatgtgtaaaggggtggggttgggggagagtaggggttgaatttttaattattttttgtatggagtaaggggtaggtgtgttaataggggtggagtgagaaataatataatattgttagaatatatccatttttagaaacaggtcaagtattaagggacgacccgataaggaaaacaggtcaagtattctgggacggaaggagtatataatgtcattgttgtataaatattgtcattgtAGTATTGAAATGCTGTCATTGCTGCCGATATTTtagtactttgtttgacttttcaatatctttatttgacttttcaatatCTCACGCTAGAATTCTATTTTACCCCTGGTTACGTGTGTCTTGTCCACTGTCTAACAACGGTGTATCACTCCTCGGAAAGTgactattttattatttcttgcAGGTCACTGATTTGCTAACAGTCACAACCCCACAAAATATATCAAGAGGGTGACTTATCCTTGAAACATTGAATGAGCACTTTCGAGTTTGGACAAACAAATTTAACAACACAATGAGGTTTTGacttactccctctgtttctttttgtttgttacgtatctCTTTTAAgatgtttcacaatgtttgttataTGAGATAATCTtttcttttataaacttattatactgtCATTTTTTACGccagcttttaattttaattggtccaatttttccaactcattaaatttctttacatttctcaagtatgttaagttaacAATCTGTGTTCTTTTCCaatattggttcattttgataaataaaacaattttattagttattgtaatgattagtggattgaggctTTACTTgggtttatatttttaatataaatgATGGAATCTAAAGCAtttacaataaaataaaatagatatctttgttatacgttaataaacgtgcaaaagtcaaaacgtaacaaacaaaaagaaacggaggaagtagtagtTAAGATCGAGGACATGAATAAATGAATGATAGGTCTCAGATTTGAATTCTTTAactcatttgtaatttatattagcCTTATAGCTCATCcgcgtaaaaaaaattaaaaaaaattgaaaaatagtGGGGTATTCTTGAACTTGGAATTCATAATGGTTGATGTACAAGGACAACTAATTTGCTGCAATAGCACGAGATATTTAATTACAATTTGCTGAAAATGCTAAAATCAACATCAATATATAGTTCAATAACATGTGAATGATTGTTGTTGAGTAATAATTAATTACTGTTGCTCCAAGTATTCATATGATATTTGTTAGATAAGATGATAAGATGTGGTTTGACTCTTTCGAGTTTTGATCCCCTATTCTTTACCATTGTTTGATTTAGATAACAGGGATATATTTCTTTATCATGGTGGTGTGAAGTTAGAACTTGATTCCAATATTAGGTGTTTGGTTATATCCGggaatgtattttttttaaccAAACACAAGGTTAGAGCAAGAATAACGCTAGTACGAGCGACAGTCTGAGCAATAGTTTTATTGAGTATTAACCTAAGACCTTCCATTAAGGGGCAGAGTATAACAAAAGTCCTGAGCAAAAGTCTTGGAATATCAAGACTCTACTTAAGACGTTTAAACAGTAAATtatttgttaattgttaattattattattttataattattttcacAAGTTTGAGAAGTCTTGAATGAGTACGAGGGGTGAAGTGAAAAAATTAAGTAAGTCTGAAAGGATCTCGACAACAATCCCCGAGAagttgaaaataaataaaaagttgatGCGGAAGTCTTAATTCAGACTAGCGCTAATCTTGCTAAATTTTACTCATTCTAAACTCATGCGAAGTACTTCATACCAAAAGTTTGTGAACCAAACACTCTCTCATACGGTGTTTGCAATGATCATGGGCATCCTTGAGCCAATgactatttatattttaattaaacaagaGAAGCTTATTACTCATTGGCCCTAGCTTGctacttgcttttttttttttaatcctttaggtatcttttcatatttttttttgtttcttacaTTACATATTTATCATTCAAAAGTTAATATTCAAAAACTATATTCTtatcgcaccaaaaaaaataacaaaaaagaaTATATACTTAATGTTGG
This Spinacia oleracea cultivar Varoflay chromosome 6, BTI_SOV_V1, whole genome shotgun sequence DNA region includes the following protein-coding sequences:
- the LOC110780077 gene encoding indole-3-acetic acid-amido synthetase GH3.3-like codes for the protein MGIHQENGDSNNALKFIEDVTSRCDEVQCQVLAEILSQNAEVEYLKRYGLPKGCVDREKFKSKVPVVMYEELKSDIQRIANGDFSPILCARPFTQLFSSSGTSGGEPNLIPATDQEIPRRHQQYKVLLPLLSQCFPGMESGKVLSFLFIRDETKTQGGLMAVGCLTSYNKSLYDLGNTPCDPYNNFTGPNPKEAILCLDNFQSIYTQLLCGFYQRHEVVRVDSHFASTLVVVIHFLRDHYSELCDDMSSGTLSSKISDMALRAHMAEHVVKQPEPELAKLVYNACKGENWEGILKKIWPNIKYLDIIITGSMAQYIPILNFYSGGVPIVSLKYTCSEGAFGINLNPLCDPYEVSYTLIPNMAYFEFLPLNTSSSDREQSSDQLVDLADVKVGHEYELVVTTYDGLYRLRVEDVLSPTGFYNSTPQFKFVRRNNVLLSVHAEKTTESELQNTMEKVYDVLQNFGTIRVVDYTSYADVKTIPGHYVIYCELSTTTSDATNKLGLDGVMEKCCLTIEDSMSYVYRYYRVHNPAIGPLEIRVVKKGTFDKMRDFAISRGASLGQYKVPRCVKFIPLLELLNSGVISTHFSPSLPHCSL